One part of the Eleginops maclovinus isolate JMC-PN-2008 ecotype Puerto Natales chromosome 14, JC_Emac_rtc_rv5, whole genome shotgun sequence genome encodes these proteins:
- the LOC134876155 gene encoding toll-like receptor 2 type-2 isoform X1, whose product MALLPNLHLALLLLFLAMCRGQRSNPGGERSSCDRCDPQHACNCSHAGYTFVPIVTDRALTLDLSFNDITVVTGGDLTAHEELRILILHRNRLSEIHPAALDSLWSLEQLDLSDNQLTAINRRWFSKLGALQELNLLNNPYSSLGSRPVLQRLVRLRRLMFGGPALEELKRGDLSGVSQLEELTLQANNLRRYESGALADVWPLGRVTLSLHGPFLTNEALASDVIGDVSYPETPIILKDLHLNHSIQPFKEMVRRRVRKITFCNISLTDNAMVDFLETVDGEPITSLFMDGITLIGEGRWEKARWSDHKNIDEFFVQNVVVLNVYQFTSFLPLGFLLKYPRKVSVINSQMFVMPCATSYLLLNLQYLDLSDNLLTELTLTETLCNGKGTLKDLRVLNVSGNALKSLSTVSRLVTKLSKLTHLDVSRNGFSSMPGVCSWPSTLRYLNISRAKLSTISACLPTTLEVLDLSNNDLKAFMLILPFLRELHLSGNKLLRLPPGWMFPNLQTLTIQSNTLSMFSLPDLQSYRRLQDLRAGQNKFICSCDFVYFLQSAIKGGEDAHLSDGKDAYICDSPLYLQGEPAWRVRLSVVVCRRVLFVSVSCVVALIIAVLVCVLLWRLHAFWYLRMTWAWLKAKRSSRLRRRREQLITYDAFVSYSERDASWVENFLVPELEEPRENDEDPRNGPTPRPLTLCLHKRDFLPGHWIVDNIMNAIECSRRTVFVLSENFVQSDWCRYELDFSHFQLFDGKAGSDAAILILLEPLSKDDIPKRFCKLRKLMNSTTYLEWPREEERSAEFWKKVRNALRNEEEEQKED is encoded by the exons ATGGCGCTGTTGCCCAACCTCCAcctcgccctcctcctcctcttccttgcCATGTGtcgaggtcaaaggtcaaaccCCGGCGGCGAGAGGTCGTCCTGCGATCGCTGCGACCCGCAACACGCCTGCAACTGCTCCCACGCCGGATACACGTTTGTTCCCATAGTAACAGACCGCGCCCTGACCCTTGACCTTTCCTTCAACGACATCACTGTGGTGACCGGCGGCGACCTGACGGCACACGAGGAACTGCGGATTCTGATTCTTCACC GTAACAGACTGTCTGAGATCCATCCGGCAGCGCTCGACTCTCTGTGGAGTCTGGAGCAGCTCGATCTGTCCGACAACCAGCTGACTGCCATCAACCGCAGGTGGTTCAGTAAGCTAGGAGCTCTGCAGGAACTCAACCTGCTCAACAACCCGTACAG CTCTCTGGGATCTCGTCCGGTGTTGCAGAGgctggtcaggctgaggaggCTGATGTTCGGAGGTCCTgctctggaggagctgaagaggggAGATCTGTCTGGAGTCTCTCAGCTGGAGGAGCTCACTCTGCAGGCAAACAACCTGAGGAG GTACGAGTCCGGGGCGCTGGCGGACGTTTGGCCGTTGGGTCGTGTCACTTTGAGCCTCCATGGTCCGTTTTTAACAAACGAAGCCTTAGCTTCGGATGTGATCGGGGATGTGTCCTACCCTGAGACGCCTATTATTCTGAAAGACCTCCATCTGAATCATTCCATTCAGCCCTTCAAAGAGATGGTCCGGAGGAGAGTCAG GAAAATTACCTTCTGCAACATTTCTTTGACGGATAATGCCATGGTTGACTTCCTTGAGACGGTGGATGGTGAGCCGATCACATCCCTGTTCATGGACGGCATCACGCTGATCGGCGAGGGCAG GTGGGAGAAAGCCAGATGGAGCGATCATAAAAACATCGATGAGTTCTTCGTACAAAATGTTGTGGTGCTGAATGTCTATCAGTTTACCTCCTTTCTGCCGCTGGGGTTTTTGCTGAAGTACCCCAGAAAGGTGTCCGTCATAAACTCTCAG ATGTTTGTGATGCCCTGTGCCACGTCCTACCTGCTGTTGAACCTGCAATACCTTGACCTTTCCGACAACCTGCTGACCGAGCTGACTCTGACGGAGACGCTGTGCAATGGTAAAGGCACGCTAAAGGACCTCCGAGTCTTAAACGTCAGCGGAAATGCTCTGAAG TCTTTGTCCACGGTGAGCCGGCTGGTGACAAAGCTCTCCAAACTGACCCACCTGGACGTCAGCAGGAATGGATTCAGCTCCATGCCCGGGGTATGCTCCTGGCCTTCCACCCTGCGATACCTCAACATCTCCAGGGCCAAACTCAGCACCATCTCCGCTTGTCTACCCACGACTCTGGAG GTTTTGGATCTGAGCAACAACGATCTTAAAGCCTTCATGCTGATCCTTCCTTTCCTGAGAGAGCTCCACCTCTCTGGGAATAAGTTACTGAGGCTTCCCCCTGGATGGATGTTCCCAAACCTGCAAACACTGACAATACAG TCAAACACCCTGAGCATGTTCAGCCTTCCGGACCTCCAGTCATACAGACGCCTCCAGGACCTCCGGGCGGGCCAGAACAAATTTATCTGCTCCTGTGACTTTGTCTACTTCCTCCAGTCGGCCATTAAAGGAGGGGAAGATGCACATTTATCCGACGGAAAGGATGCCTACATCTGCGACTCCCCTCTCTACCTGCAGGGGGAGCCAGCGTGGCGAGTCAGGCTGTCTGTGGTTGTGTGCCGACGGGTTTTGTTTGTGTCCGTTAGTTGTGTGGTGGCGTTGATCATTGCCGTCttggtgtgtgtcctgctgtgGCGCCTTCATGCGTTCTGGTATCTCAGGATGACGTGGGCGTGGCTGAAGGCCAAGCGAAGCTCACGGCTGCGGCGCCGAAGAGAACAACTGATAACCTATGACGCCTTCGTGTCGTACAGCGAGAGAGACGCCAGCTGGGTGGAAAACTTCTTGGTACCCGAGCTGGAGGAGCCAAG GGAGAACGATGAAGACCCTCGGAACGGCCCAACCCCCAGACCGCTGACCCTGTGCCTCCACAAAAGGGACTTCCTCCCTGGTCACTGGATTGTGGACAACATCATGAACGCCATTGAGTGCAGCCGGCGGACCGTCTTTGTCCTCTCCGAGAACTTTGTCCAGTCGGACTGGTGCCGCTACGAGCTGGACTTCTCCCACTTCCAGCTTTTCGACGGGAAGGCCGGCAGTGACGCTGCCATCTTGATCCTGCTCGAACCGCTGTCCAAGGACGACATACCGAAACGCTTCTGCAAACTGCGCAAACTCATGAACTCCACCACCTACCTGGAGTGGCCCCGGGAGGAGGAACGGAGCGCAGAGTTCTGGAAGAAGGTCCGCAACGCTCTGAGAAAcgaagaagaggagcagaaggaggATTGA
- the eslec gene encoding galactose-specific lectin nattectin, with protein sequence MKALTVTLTLARFLSLSVSMAINNSLSTRTSGLCEYLVQLTPPGIPGAFMPQCDANGNFLPQQCAKSTGYCWCVDIITGGEIPNTRTPPGTVPVNCDREFYCPYGWSRFGRQCFIFIDSPKTWVEAESYCMFEGANLASVRSPEENHFLQALTREETHDFPPTWIGGHNCVNVLFWMWSDGSRFLYENWNTESNTKTSEHCLKMNHGYEKKWDPASCDTRLTFLCAKRV encoded by the exons ATGAAGGCACTCACCGTGACCCTGACCCTCGCCCGCTTCCTGTCCCTGAGTGTCTCCATGGCGATCAACAACTCCCTCAGCACCCGGACGTCGGGGCTGTGTGAGTACTTGGTGCAGCTGACGCCGCCGGGCATCCCCGGTGCCTTCATGCCACAGTGCGACGCCAACGGGAACTTCCTGCCGCAGCAGTGCGCCAAATCCACCGGGTACTGCTGGTGCGTCGACATCATCACCGGAGGGGAGATCCCCAACACCAGGACGCCGCCGGGGACCGTACCCGTCAACTGtg ACCGGGAGTTCTACTGCCCGTACGGCTGGTCCCGCTTTGGCCGGCAGTGTTTCATCTTCATCGACTCCCCGAAGACTTGGGTAGAGGCGGAG AGCTACTGTATGTTCGAAGGCGCTAACCTGGCCTCAGTCCGGAGTCCGGAGGAGAACCACTTCCTGCAGGCACTGACCCGAGAAGAAACCCATGACTTCCCCCCCACCTGGATCGGAGGCCACAACTGCGTGAAC GTGTTGTTCTGGATGTGGAGTGACGGCTCCAGGTTTCTGTACGAAAACTGGAACACGGAAAGCAACACGAAGACCAGCGAGCACTGTCTGAAGATGAACCATGGCT ATGAGAAGAAGTGGGATCCCGCCTCCTGCGACACACGGCTGACCTTCCTCTGTGCCAAGAGGGTCTGA
- the LOC134876155 gene encoding toll-like receptor 2 isoform X2, producing the protein MFGGPALEELKRGDLSGVSQLEELTLQANNLRRYESGALADVWPLGRVTLSLHGPFLTNEALASDVIGDVSYPETPIILKDLHLNHSIQPFKEMVRRRVRKITFCNISLTDNAMVDFLETVDGEPITSLFMDGITLIGEGRWEKARWSDHKNIDEFFVQNVVVLNVYQFTSFLPLGFLLKYPRKVSVINSQMFVMPCATSYLLLNLQYLDLSDNLLTELTLTETLCNGKGTLKDLRVLNVSGNALKSLSTVSRLVTKLSKLTHLDVSRNGFSSMPGVCSWPSTLRYLNISRAKLSTISACLPTTLEVLDLSNNDLKAFMLILPFLRELHLSGNKLLRLPPGWMFPNLQTLTIQSNTLSMFSLPDLQSYRRLQDLRAGQNKFICSCDFVYFLQSAIKGGEDAHLSDGKDAYICDSPLYLQGEPAWRVRLSVVVCRRVLFVSVSCVVALIIAVLVCVLLWRLHAFWYLRMTWAWLKAKRSSRLRRRREQLITYDAFVSYSERDASWVENFLVPELEEPRENDEDPRNGPTPRPLTLCLHKRDFLPGHWIVDNIMNAIECSRRTVFVLSENFVQSDWCRYELDFSHFQLFDGKAGSDAAILILLEPLSKDDIPKRFCKLRKLMNSTTYLEWPREEERSAEFWKKVRNALRNEEEEQKED; encoded by the exons ATGTTCGGAGGTCCTgctctggaggagctgaagaggggAGATCTGTCTGGAGTCTCTCAGCTGGAGGAGCTCACTCTGCAGGCAAACAACCTGAGGAG GTACGAGTCCGGGGCGCTGGCGGACGTTTGGCCGTTGGGTCGTGTCACTTTGAGCCTCCATGGTCCGTTTTTAACAAACGAAGCCTTAGCTTCGGATGTGATCGGGGATGTGTCCTACCCTGAGACGCCTATTATTCTGAAAGACCTCCATCTGAATCATTCCATTCAGCCCTTCAAAGAGATGGTCCGGAGGAGAGTCAG GAAAATTACCTTCTGCAACATTTCTTTGACGGATAATGCCATGGTTGACTTCCTTGAGACGGTGGATGGTGAGCCGATCACATCCCTGTTCATGGACGGCATCACGCTGATCGGCGAGGGCAG GTGGGAGAAAGCCAGATGGAGCGATCATAAAAACATCGATGAGTTCTTCGTACAAAATGTTGTGGTGCTGAATGTCTATCAGTTTACCTCCTTTCTGCCGCTGGGGTTTTTGCTGAAGTACCCCAGAAAGGTGTCCGTCATAAACTCTCAG ATGTTTGTGATGCCCTGTGCCACGTCCTACCTGCTGTTGAACCTGCAATACCTTGACCTTTCCGACAACCTGCTGACCGAGCTGACTCTGACGGAGACGCTGTGCAATGGTAAAGGCACGCTAAAGGACCTCCGAGTCTTAAACGTCAGCGGAAATGCTCTGAAG TCTTTGTCCACGGTGAGCCGGCTGGTGACAAAGCTCTCCAAACTGACCCACCTGGACGTCAGCAGGAATGGATTCAGCTCCATGCCCGGGGTATGCTCCTGGCCTTCCACCCTGCGATACCTCAACATCTCCAGGGCCAAACTCAGCACCATCTCCGCTTGTCTACCCACGACTCTGGAG GTTTTGGATCTGAGCAACAACGATCTTAAAGCCTTCATGCTGATCCTTCCTTTCCTGAGAGAGCTCCACCTCTCTGGGAATAAGTTACTGAGGCTTCCCCCTGGATGGATGTTCCCAAACCTGCAAACACTGACAATACAG TCAAACACCCTGAGCATGTTCAGCCTTCCGGACCTCCAGTCATACAGACGCCTCCAGGACCTCCGGGCGGGCCAGAACAAATTTATCTGCTCCTGTGACTTTGTCTACTTCCTCCAGTCGGCCATTAAAGGAGGGGAAGATGCACATTTATCCGACGGAAAGGATGCCTACATCTGCGACTCCCCTCTCTACCTGCAGGGGGAGCCAGCGTGGCGAGTCAGGCTGTCTGTGGTTGTGTGCCGACGGGTTTTGTTTGTGTCCGTTAGTTGTGTGGTGGCGTTGATCATTGCCGTCttggtgtgtgtcctgctgtgGCGCCTTCATGCGTTCTGGTATCTCAGGATGACGTGGGCGTGGCTGAAGGCCAAGCGAAGCTCACGGCTGCGGCGCCGAAGAGAACAACTGATAACCTATGACGCCTTCGTGTCGTACAGCGAGAGAGACGCCAGCTGGGTGGAAAACTTCTTGGTACCCGAGCTGGAGGAGCCAAG GGAGAACGATGAAGACCCTCGGAACGGCCCAACCCCCAGACCGCTGACCCTGTGCCTCCACAAAAGGGACTTCCTCCCTGGTCACTGGATTGTGGACAACATCATGAACGCCATTGAGTGCAGCCGGCGGACCGTCTTTGTCCTCTCCGAGAACTTTGTCCAGTCGGACTGGTGCCGCTACGAGCTGGACTTCTCCCACTTCCAGCTTTTCGACGGGAAGGCCGGCAGTGACGCTGCCATCTTGATCCTGCTCGAACCGCTGTCCAAGGACGACATACCGAAACGCTTCTGCAAACTGCGCAAACTCATGAACTCCACCACCTACCTGGAGTGGCCCCGGGAGGAGGAACGGAGCGCAGAGTTCTGGAAGAAGGTCCGCAACGCTCTGAGAAAcgaagaagaggagcagaaggaggATTGA